GTCTTAGAgttatttgcttcttcttcttgtCCATAAAGTAGACATGtaatcattttcttttaaaatcagAGCCGTTTTCTCCTCTTTGCTCCTACATCGTGTGGTAGGCCTATTCAAAGTTTTAGAGGAGGTCTTCTTCTATTAAGGTGTTTTTTCTTGGATCTAATGTGTGTTCATGACAACATCTGTTCCTTTTACTCATTCGTATtccttcttttatttcattttacctctttagttttcctgtttattacatagtatagttttctgtaaagcCAAttggacccccccccctctctctctctctctccactctctctctctctctctctctctctctctaggttacccCTTGAGGTTGAAGGTTCCTGCGTGCAGACAGAGGGCAACTGGTCCGTGGGAGTTCTTTCTCTCCTAGTCTCCATGGGAAGCTTGAAATCTACTACCATGATTCAACAATGACCGAATTGCTCGAAATAACTCTTTCAATTATTAATATACAGCCTAATTATGTATTGTTTGTATTGATGAAATAATGTTATGTAAGACAatgaatgaagaaaagtaaaagtatttctgctgttatcctgaaaactatctgcaggacgatctgtccgaggagaagctgtcttcgatgtCTGGATGCCACTGAGACGTTGTTGtatattcattacacacacacccacacacacacaaacacacacacatatatatatatatatatatatatatatatatatatatatatatatatatatatatgtgtgtgtgtatatatctatatatatatatatatatatatatatatatatatatatatatatatatatatatatatatatatatatatatatatatatatatatatatatattactttactttgatggctgctttttccgatcccatacagcaggggaaccccactctctacaggacctccactgtcgttttaacactgttcgttcagagtattaaacgtttcatatcgtgtatttttcatttactgttaaatcgtcactgttgtatgactgttgaaataagaaagtcttcagtttcctctcgaaagacttaatgtctttaatcattcggatttttcgtgggagtttattatgggtgagttattgtacatattctaaattcaattctcgccttaatcgccagccagtgtaaatcaattaatattagGGTACCCCtcagtttaagggttcatatgatgaataagaggtTCCATTTTGTACATAGTAAttttaccaaccaagtagtcttttaggtattcgaaggtttAATCTTCAACGCAGATgaacgtagatcatttagtagcagttcatgcacaactgtatcaaaagcagcattgagatcgagcaatattaaaataccacatttattttcatatcatttacacgagagcagatggctgtctccgtagagtatagttttctctaagcagattggttgtcaggcaaagcttctattacttctaagtgacagactagttgttcaagaattacatatttcaatcacttttgagacaaaggatagatttgaaattgggtctatatgagcttaattcctggtagtccagtgcatttttcagaactggtgtgactatagccattttctcagatttaggaaacttacattcatcaatggttGCATTtgctattcccattattatttcggctagactagaaaagtctctctctccaattacttcagatattggcataggatcgatcgcacagtttattttctttgctctcttgataattctggtgatgtcatcttatgttatgttgttaaatcgtattaattttgtctgtgtgcctttgttatcattaatttgatgttgagtatttacaaatgacctggttatattttcatttttttttcttttaaagaatattagaaaatgatttgctagttcctggtcactgtatccaccaggaagcttcttttcttttacatttcccataataccatttaggagatgatataacttatttatgtctgtttgctgcttcgaggatttttttcttatagtattcactatatatatatactgtatatatatatatatatatatatatatatatatatatatatatatatatatacatatatatacatatatatatgtatgtatatatatatatatatatatatatatatatatatatatatatatatatatatatatatatatatatgtgtgtgtgtgtgtttgtatatatatatatatatatatatatatatatatatatatatatatatatatatatatatatatatatacatatatatatgtatatatatgtatatatacatatatatatatattatatatatatatatatatatatatatatatatatgtgtgtgtgtgtgtgtgtttgtatatatatatatatatatatatatatatatatgtatatatacatatatatacatatatatatgtatatatatatatatatatatatatatatatatgtatatataaatatatatatatatatatatatatatatatatatatatatatatatatatatatatataatatatatagcaacacacacactcacacgcatacacatacatacacacacacacacatatatatatatatatatatatatatatatatatatatatatatatatatatatatatatatatatatatatatatatatagccacacacactcaccacacacacaccacacacacacacatatatatatatatatatatatatatatatatatatatatatatatatatatatatatatatatatatatatatatataatatatatatatatatatatatatatatatgtatgtatgtaggtgtgagtgtatgagtgtgtgctccaatcattatttttgccatagatctttgagttataattagctttttatgttttaaggctttagtaagactaagtttctgatgcataggttaatactggtacgaccatttgattaaatacttttttttagagagagagagagagagagaggagaggagagagagagagagagagagagagagagagagagagagagagagagagagaatgaaagtttacccttgataatctcattttgtttaccaaaagctctttatACCACGTTtaaacttcttttattttttatctcatgtTATGGGGGgaccacttactgtctgtccctaagtatgtatattcattaagaatctccagattttcgtccataactcttatttgctgtctctctgccttttcattgaacattatcttagttttactcatgttaatttttagtccaacatttctgcttatCCTGTTCATATCCTCCATAATTTTTATGTAATTCCCAAGTGTAAAGTACCTAACCTAGATAAAAATTAGTCTAAGAATAACAGATCCGcacagaaataaaaaattatatatatatatatatatatatatatatatatatatatatatatatatatatatatatatatatatatcaataaagatgTTAATCCAACACTATATTTATGAATAGATTTATATAAACGATATGTTGTACAATTATAGTTTAAAATTTGCCTCATTATCTAGAATCATAAGGATATGAAGACAGGAATAGaccaattattttatttgatatcatTGGTATAACAAATTCTTGtttctaaatatttcattatttttgtttcaaaaatatttgggtattgaaaaaaaaagaaaaaaaaaaggatttattttcataaaaacacaTATAAAGAAAATGGTTATTTGCATAATATTGAGCTTTTTAAATTCAATctaaaaaatcacagaaaaagaaaatataatcagCAATTGCTAATGATTCGAACATATCTGAATGTTAATATCTTTGAACTACTGTAGATATAAAAGGGGCTACTTCTTCAGCCTCAGGCAGCAGTCCTTAAACCTCCACATGGTGCCAGAGTCGTGAATCTATTTATGGGTAGTTGACATATCCCACGAAGGGAGGCGGCGGTCGTGCAATAGTAGAGGGTATGCACTCCCACACCAGGTTTGAGATCCATCTGGCCCTAACCCCAATTGTCCCCCGAAGGATGGCAACGACGTGGTAGGGTTAGGAATCGCAGCCGTTGTGGGAGGAATGGTTTGGCAAAGTATCTTGTTGAGTTTGGTGGTAAGGTCGTTGGCAAAGCGAGGAAGGTAATGATTTATATTTCCCACCAGTGTATCTGGATGATAATTCAGCTCCAAAGCCACTTGTGGATCGAATAGAATGTTGGTCTAAGAGGAAAGATACAAATAGACATGGTGGAAATCAAAAGCATAACACCAATTTCACGAGACTGTCCaatcattcatattttattttttgagtTAGATCAACATTTTCTCCATTgtatttagtttttatatacaCGCAAATGATGACTAAACTGAATAATAAGAGTTGACCATATAAGGGACTTAATGAAAGAAGAGAAAAGGGAACACTTACCTCGATTCCATGGGCATGGAAGGTCATTTTGAGAGATCTATTGGTGATGCAGAGATTGATGGGATCCGGCGTGTAAATGTCATATTTGAACCTCAACTCCATACTATAGGCTCGCAGCTGCGAACTGACGGTAGAAAAAAACCTTTGTTAACGGCAATTGACtactatcttatctcttaaagttcAAATTTGACAAGAATTTTTGTTCACAATGCTACAGAAGGGACAGGTAATACACGGGTAAAGTCAGTTTTGGAAATACTCACACTAACGGGGTGTTTGGTCCATCGGCAAGATCTGGTATATTAGTGCGTATTCTAGCATCTCTGTTTCTGAATTCCAGATCTTGTCCTTGGAGGTTCAGTGTTATCTACAAAGATCAGGAATTATTTGTAGAGACAAAGAGTTCGTGTGGTATTAA
This Palaemon carinicauda isolate YSFRI2023 chromosome 25, ASM3689809v2, whole genome shotgun sequence DNA region includes the following protein-coding sequences:
- the LOC137619219 gene encoding uncharacterized protein produces the protein MFQRTLILAAISAAFAQAFPWSLFSPCQKITLELQRAFIPEDPHMFPNISNFNYIRDNISINLDFLNLTIAGFSNVNCNSFNVLQQDMITLNLQGQDLEFRNRDARIRTNIPDLADGPNTPLVSQLRAYSMELRFKYDIYTPDPINLCITNRSLKMTFHAHGIETNILFDPQVALELNYHPDTLVGNINHYLPRFANDLTTKLNKILCQTIPPTTAAIPNPTTSLPSFGGQLGLGPDGSQTWCGSAYPLLLHDRRLPSWDMSTTHK